The region AAAGAAAAATTGAATATGCAAACTTCATGAATGCTGGAGGTGTATAGTTTGAAAAATTTAGTTGCTATTTTAAATTTAGTTTTAGTTTTTTTTGCTATTCTTACAGCGTATTTTTTAGCATCCCAATTATTTAAAGGCAGTAGAGGAAAAATAGAAGAAATACTTTGTTACTTTGATGACAAATACCGGAAAAGATTTTTTAATAGAAGACTTAACAGCATATATAAAGAAAAGACTAAAAGCAAAGTTTTGGACAAATTAGATGAGATTATGTATTTATCAGGGATAAGGAACCATTTTAAATGCATGACTTCTGAAATATTTGTCTTTTTTATTTTGATTGTATCTTTAATTCTTTCCTTTGTAGTTTTCAAAATCTATAAGAGTTTTATATTTTCGTTAATAGCTTTTTTTTCTGTACAAATTATTTCTTATGCTGTTTTAAAGGAAATGATGAGAATTAATTTTGACAGAATAGATAACAGTATTATGTTCTTTATAAGTTCTTTAAAAAATAACGCCGCCATAAAAAACAATATTATTTTTATGATGGAAGAAAGTACATCAAGGCTTAAAGAACCACTTAAAACATATAACATGGATTTTATAAGGGATGTTAAAATGGGTATTCCAATGAAGAAAGCTTTTGATAACTATATAAATAAGATTGAAAATATAAGACTTAAAAATATATTAAAAAATTTGTATATATGTTCTTTAAATAATGCCAATTATTCTAAACTTCTCGATAAAACTAGAATAGTTATAAAAAATTATTACGAAGGTAAAGAGAAACGTAGAAGGAAGGTAATAGGTGCTCAAATAAGTATTGCTGTTATTATTTTTGTGGCGGGTATCATATTGAATGCGCTATCTGGAATTACAAATAATTTTTATGCACTTTTGATGAAAACAACTGTGGGACAAATTATAGTTGCGTATATGGTTTGTGTATTAGTATTTGCAGCGTATGAGTGCATAACTCTTAAAAAATTTAATTACTGAAGGAGGGAAGAAGGGTGGTGATAATTTTTATATTAAGGGGAATTTTAATATTGTGTATATTAATAATTTCTTATATTGTTAGATACATTGTTAAGTTTAAATTAAATAAAAAGTACAGAAGGGTAAAGAAAGATAGTTCTTATGGTAGCGATAAAAAAATTCATTTTATAAAAAAACTTTTTGATGAAAAACGTATAGAAAAGAAGCTCATGAGATGTGGTAATCCCCTTAAACTAAATGTTTCAAGCTATGTATTTATAAAAGTTTCTATTGCAGTAATAATGTTAATAGCATTACTACTGCAAATTGGAGTATCCATAAAGAATTCTGTCTTTAGTGGCGCAATTTCTATATTGGGCTTTTTTTTAGTGGATATTATAAATTATATAAGTAATGAAGATGATAAGAATAAAATAAGGATGGATTTAGCAGATGTATATGATTTAGTAACACTTCAGACAGTTGCAGGAGTAAGTATAGGACATGCACTTCTTGAAGCTTATACAGTTTGTAAAAATGGTAGATTTAAAAAAAGTCTCATAAGATTGGCGGCTAGAATAAATCTATCTAAAAATATAGAAAAGGCACTGGATGACTTTAATGATGAATATGATATGCCTGAAATAGATTCCTTTGTCGCACTTATTAAGGAAAGTGTATCAAGTGGTGTGTCTGAAGATGCTCTTGATGATCAAAGCACCTCATTAAAGGCTGTTAATTCAATTTATACAGCAAGTCAAACAGAAAAAATTGATATGTATGTGCTCGCTATTTCTATGATGCTTTTAGGAGGCATAGTTATACTCGTTTATTATGTTATAGGAAGTAATATGATGCAGAGTGTACACGGGATATTTAATTAATAATTAAAAAAGATAGGAGAGATATTATGAATCAAATAATTTTAAATTCTTTAAAGAAAATTTCAAGAAACAAAAAAGGAGAGGTTAATACTGTTGCGGTTCTAGTTATAATAGCAGTTTTTTTAGTAATAACTTATCCAGTGTATAAAAATCTTATAAATGGCTTTATGACAAGTGTACAAACTTGGTTTAATAATACTATTAAAACTATATTTGTTTAGTGAAAGTATTTTGAGTCATGCTTGAATTAAAGGAAGTGGTAGGTTGCATTTAAAGTTTAAAAGGAAAAAAGATGGAGCAATTGAGGTTGTGGCTGCTGTTTTAATTGGAACTGCTATTATAAGTACGCTGTTTGTATATTTTGTTTCAAACATTCCTCCAGTCAATACAACGTATAAAGCTGAAGCTATAGCTAGAAAATATATGCTTAAAATGGAGGAAACAGGTTATTTAAATATAGATAATTTAAATCAGATGACTCATGCTTTTAAGAGTATAGGAGTGAATAATATTGATACCGCAGGAACTACTTTAAATAAAGTACAATATGGAGATGATGTATATCTTACTATAAAGTATAAGATTACATTCAAGAAATTAACAGTGAAAAGTGGTATAATACCTGCTTTTTCAAATAAGGATGAGACAGTGACAATTAAAAAAAGTTCTACGAGCAAAAATACAGTAGAACCGTAAATTAAAGGAGAAGGGCTATGATTAAAATAAAACATAACGGTGATGCATCCATAGTTGTGCTCAGTTTATTTGTTATTGTTCTCATAATTTTATGTGCAGAGTTTGTTATATTTCATGCTGTAATGGTAAATAGAGCTGAGGAAATTCAGGATGATGTTATGCTGTCAAATCTTGCAGTTTATAAAAATGTAGATGTTAATGCATTGTCAGTGGATGAAAAAAATTTAAGAATAAGTGATGCAGCAGCTGCACTTGAAACTTTTATACAGCATTTGAAGACAAATATGAAGCTTAATGATGATTTTACTACTTCAAAGGGCAGCTTAGTAATTGGTAAGACTCATATAGAAGAATTTACAATATATAATGTAAACAAAAATCATGTGGAAATATTAAGTTATAGTGGAAATAGTAATTCCTTTACAAGAAGAGACGTTATGGATAAAAGCGTGAATCCTGTAACAACTTCAAATGGCAGCATAGTTAAAAATACAAGTGTTCATGTAGCTATAAGTTATAATGTAAAACTTTTATTTGGACAAACTAAGAAGGTTACAACTTCTGTTGATACGGATATAGTTAAATAGAGAAAGGGTGATTAATATGAAATTTAGTAAAATTAGAATAAAGATACTAATAGGCACAGCAGTAATTGCATGTGCTCTTTTTAGTACTTTAATTATACTTGAAAAAAATATGACAAAACCTTTGCCTA is a window of Clostridium pasteurianum DNA encoding:
- a CDS encoding type II secretion system F family protein codes for the protein MVIIFILRGILILCILIISYIVRYIVKFKLNKKYRRVKKDSSYGSDKKIHFIKKLFDEKRIEKKLMRCGNPLKLNVSSYVFIKVSIAVIMLIALLLQIGVSIKNSVFSGAISILGFFLVDIINYISNEDDKNKIRMDLADVYDLVTLQTVAGVSIGHALLEAYTVCKNGRFKKSLIRLAARINLSKNIEKALDDFNDEYDMPEIDSFVALIKESVSSGVSEDALDDQSTSLKAVNSIYTASQTEKIDMYVLAISMMLLGGIVILVYYVIGSNMMQSVHGIFN